A window of Gemmatimonadota bacterium contains these coding sequences:
- a CDS encoding class I SAM-dependent methyltransferase, which translates to MTRPPTPRSTRAFQDHFSAHAGTYAAYRPRYPLALFHWLAVVAPGTALAWDAGTGNGQVATGLVTRFAQVVATDASAEQIANAEAHARITYRIAAYDSGIADHSAQLVTVGQALHWFDAEAFCREVRRILQPGGVLAAFAYTHSQVTPAIDLLVRHHHDVTLGHYWPAEHALIHDEYRTIALPIDELVAPPFEMHEDWTLAQYRGFLRSWSGTQRLIAARGEEPILAFERELASAWGETPRRQVTWPLFLRVGEIR; encoded by the coding sequence GTGACCCGACCGCCCACGCCGCGCTCGACGCGCGCGTTCCAGGACCACTTCTCCGCGCACGCGGGGACGTACGCGGCCTATCGGCCTCGGTATCCGCTCGCGCTCTTCCATTGGCTCGCGGTCGTGGCGCCCGGCACCGCGCTCGCCTGGGATGCCGGGACGGGGAACGGCCAGGTCGCGACCGGACTCGTGACCCGGTTCGCGCAGGTGGTCGCCACGGACGCGAGCGCGGAGCAGATCGCGAACGCCGAGGCGCATGCGCGCATCACCTATCGGATCGCGGCGTACGACAGCGGCATCGCCGACCATTCGGCGCAGTTGGTCACGGTGGGCCAGGCGCTCCACTGGTTCGACGCGGAGGCGTTCTGCCGGGAGGTGCGGCGCATACTGCAGCCGGGGGGCGTGCTCGCGGCGTTCGCCTACACGCATAGCCAGGTCACGCCGGCCATCGACCTGCTGGTGCGGCACCATCACGACGTCACCCTCGGGCACTACTGGCCGGCGGAGCACGCGCTCATCCACGACGAGTATCGTACCATCGCACTGCCGATCGACGAACTGGTGGCACCGCCGTTCGAGATGCACGAGGACTGGACGCTGGCGCAGTATCGCGGATTCCTGCGGTCATGGTCGGGCACGCAGCGGCTGATCGCGGCGCGGGGGGAAGAACCGATCCTCGCGTTCGAGCGCGAACTCGCGTCCGCGTGGGGGGAGACGCCGCGACGCCAGGTCACCTGGCCGCTGTTCCTCCGGGTGGGCGAGATCCGCTAG
- a CDS encoding PD40 domain-containing protein, producing the protein MIRHIILSAVLGAAVLPQGALGQGGTDILVAPFSDVAGRLSIGRPVNVTQRPGYDNQPAFTRDGTAILFTSTHADGQADIWRVSIEGGPATRVTRTAESEYSATLLPRDDGFSVIRVEADSTQRLWRFRSDGTGAELVLRALRPVGYHVWVGDVTLGTFVLGSPNALVLVDARTERADTLARDIGRALVRVPGRDAFTFLQVGRDTSWISEVDVRTQAIRRIAPAPARSDYHLWTPNGRLLVSRGTQLLVRVDDRWDVLADFAELGVRGITRLALSPRGDRIAFVAEDPR; encoded by the coding sequence ATGATCCGTCACATCATCCTCTCCGCGGTGCTCGGCGCCGCGGTCCTGCCGCAGGGTGCGCTCGGACAGGGCGGCACCGACATCCTCGTGGCTCCGTTCAGCGATGTCGCCGGGCGCCTCTCGATCGGGCGTCCGGTGAACGTCACGCAACGCCCGGGATACGACAACCAGCCGGCATTCACGCGTGACGGGACGGCGATCCTGTTCACGAGCACACACGCTGACGGGCAGGCCGACATCTGGCGCGTGTCCATCGAAGGCGGCCCCGCGACGCGCGTGACCCGGACGGCCGAGAGCGAGTACTCGGCCACGCTCCTGCCGCGCGACGACGGCTTCTCGGTGATCCGCGTGGAGGCCGACTCGACGCAGCGGTTGTGGCGGTTCCGGTCGGACGGCACGGGGGCGGAACTCGTGCTGCGCGCGCTACGCCCGGTGGGCTACCACGTGTGGGTGGGCGATGTGACCCTGGGAACGTTCGTGCTGGGGTCGCCGAACGCGCTCGTGCTCGTGGATGCGCGCACGGAGCGAGCCGACACGCTCGCCCGCGACATCGGGCGGGCGCTGGTGCGCGTCCCCGGGCGCGATGCGTTCACGTTCCTTCAGGTCGGTCGCGACACCAGCTGGATCAGCGAGGTCGACGTGCGCACGCAGGCGATCCGGCGCATCGCGCCCGCGCCGGCACGCTCGGACTATCACCTGTGGACCCCGAACGGCCGGCTCCTCGTGTCGCGGGGCACGCAGTTGCTGGTGCGCGTGGACGATCGATGGGACGTGCTCGCGGACTTCGCCGAGCTCGGCGTCCGCGGGATCACGCGGCTCGCGCTCAGTCCACGGGGTGACCGCATCGCCTTCGTGGCGGAGGACCCGAGGTGA
- the fahA gene encoding fumarylacetoacetase, with protein MSMPTDPTLDPTLRSWVASAHADGTDFPLQNLPLGAFTSGLAPRVGVAIGDDVLDLRAARDQGHLDGLDARLVEAAGAETLNALFALGRPALSALRARVSAMLRADTPEGARAEADGTLILPAREVTMRLPAEVGDYTDFYASIDHATNVGSMFRPDQPLLPNYKHLPIGYHGRASSLVPSGTAVVRPHGQVSAKPEGPPSFAPSARMDYELEVGAFIAGGNAMGTSIALADAETHLAGLVLVNDWSARDLQTWEYQPLGPFLAKNFATTVSPWVVSLDALAPFRVPARPRGAGDPALLPYLLAEGDRARGGFAITLEVWLRTAVMREQGRPAERLSQGSFTRMYWTLAQMLTHHASNGCNLRAGDLLASGTVSGPERSGRGCLLELAWRGSEPVTLSTGETRAFLADGDEVTLRGWCEAPGAARIGFGACTGTLQGAE; from the coding sequence CTGAGCATGCCGACCGACCCGACACTCGACCCGACGCTTCGATCCTGGGTGGCCTCCGCGCACGCGGACGGCACCGACTTCCCTCTGCAGAACCTCCCGCTGGGAGCCTTCACCTCGGGGCTCGCGCCGCGGGTCGGCGTGGCGATCGGCGACGACGTGCTTGACCTTCGGGCGGCGCGCGACCAGGGCCACCTCGACGGGCTCGACGCACGACTCGTCGAAGCGGCGGGGGCCGAGACCCTGAACGCGCTCTTCGCCCTAGGCCGCCCGGCGCTCTCGGCGCTCCGGGCGCGCGTCAGCGCGATGCTGCGGGCGGATACGCCCGAGGGTGCGCGCGCGGAGGCGGACGGCACCCTGATCCTCCCGGCGCGCGAGGTCACGATGCGGCTGCCGGCCGAGGTCGGCGACTATACCGACTTCTACGCGAGCATCGATCACGCGACGAACGTCGGCTCGATGTTCCGGCCGGACCAACCGCTGCTGCCGAACTACAAGCACCTGCCGATCGGCTACCATGGACGCGCCTCGTCGCTGGTGCCGAGCGGGACCGCGGTGGTGAGACCGCACGGGCAGGTCTCGGCGAAGCCCGAGGGGCCGCCGTCCTTCGCGCCGAGCGCGCGCATGGACTACGAGCTCGAGGTGGGCGCGTTCATCGCCGGGGGGAACGCCATGGGCACGAGCATCGCGCTGGCCGATGCGGAGACGCACCTCGCGGGACTGGTGCTCGTGAACGACTGGTCGGCGCGCGACCTGCAGACGTGGGAGTACCAGCCGCTCGGGCCCTTCCTCGCGAAGAATTTCGCCACGACGGTCTCGCCCTGGGTGGTCTCGCTCGACGCGCTCGCGCCGTTCCGCGTGCCGGCTCGTCCGCGGGGCGCCGGCGACCCTGCGCTCTTGCCCTACCTGCTCGCCGAGGGCGATCGCGCGCGCGGCGGGTTCGCGATCACGCTCGAGGTGTGGTTGCGCACGGCCGTGATGCGCGAGCAGGGGCGCCCGGCGGAGCGGCTGAGCCAGGGCTCGTTCACGCGGATGTACTGGACGCTGGCGCAGATGCTCACGCATCACGCGAGCAACGGCTGCAACCTCCGGGCGGGCGATCTCCTCGCGAGCGGGACCGTCTCAGGGCCCGAGAGGAGCGGGCGCGGTTGCCTGCTCGAGCTCGCGTGGCGCGGCAGCGAGCCCGTCACGCTCTCCACCGGCGAGACGCGCGCCTTCCTTGCCGATGGCGACGAAGTCACGTTGCGCGGCTGGTGCGAGGCGCCGGGCGCGGCGCGGATCGGGTTCGGCGCGTGCACGGGGACACTCCAGGGGGCAGAATGA
- a CDS encoding 4-hydroxy-3-methylbut-2-enyl diphosphate reductase, whose amino-acid sequence MSSESTYFRKGFGLKTEVQDTLTADYDGQLVDLLRARDHTLVAGPVTIRLAKEFGFCYGVERAVEYAYQTRAKFPDRRIYLAGEIIHNPHVNAKLKEMGIVFLAPSDKGFDYSGVKPEDVVILPAFGVTIHDFQTLRERGCVMVDTTCGSVLNVWKRVEVYARDGFTSLIHGKYYHEETRATASQVEKFPNGTYLVVRDMAQAEDVMAYIAGTFAGGREVFLSKYAHAASPQFDPDLHLQRIGVANQTTMLARESLAIGEAVGQAMARAHGEAHRAEHFRTFDTICSATQDRQDAVNALLVEPLDVMLVVGGYNSSNTISLAALCAERVTTFHLEDAAGLDPAAGTVRHRDLTTGKEVVTAHWLAAEGPVRVGLTAGASTPNNKIGETVARVLATRGVDLASIT is encoded by the coding sequence ATGTCCTCCGAGTCCACCTACTTCCGCAAGGGCTTCGGTCTCAAGACCGAGGTTCAGGACACCCTGACCGCCGACTACGACGGCCAGTTGGTTGATCTCCTCCGCGCACGCGACCACACCCTCGTTGCCGGTCCGGTGACGATCCGCCTCGCAAAGGAGTTCGGCTTCTGCTACGGCGTGGAGCGCGCGGTGGAATACGCGTACCAGACGCGCGCCAAGTTCCCCGACCGGCGCATCTACCTCGCGGGCGAGATCATCCACAACCCGCACGTGAACGCGAAGCTGAAGGAGATGGGGATCGTCTTTCTCGCTCCCAGCGACAAGGGGTTCGACTACTCGGGCGTGAAGCCGGAGGATGTCGTCATCCTGCCGGCCTTCGGCGTGACGATCCACGATTTCCAGACGCTGCGCGAGCGCGGCTGCGTGATGGTCGACACGACCTGCGGCTCGGTGCTCAACGTCTGGAAGCGGGTCGAGGTCTACGCGCGTGACGGCTTCACCTCGCTGATCCACGGGAAGTACTACCACGAGGAGACGCGGGCGACGGCGTCGCAGGTGGAGAAATTCCCCAACGGGACGTACCTCGTGGTGCGCGACATGGCGCAGGCGGAGGACGTGATGGCGTACATCGCGGGCACCTTCGCGGGCGGCCGTGAGGTGTTCCTCTCGAAGTACGCGCACGCGGCGAGCCCGCAGTTCGATCCGGATCTCCACCTGCAGCGGATCGGCGTCGCGAACCAGACGACGATGCTCGCGCGCGAGTCGCTCGCGATCGGCGAGGCGGTGGGGCAGGCGATGGCCCGCGCGCACGGCGAGGCGCATCGCGCCGAGCACTTCCGCACGTTTGACACGATCTGCAGCGCGACGCAGGACCGCCAGGACGCGGTGAATGCGCTGCTCGTCGAGCCGCTCGACGTGATGCTCGTGGTCGGGGGATACAACTCGAGCAACACGATCTCGCTCGCGGCGCTGTGCGCCGAGCGCGTGACGACCTTCCATCTCGAGGACGCGGCCGGGCTCGACCCCGCGGCCGGGACGGTGCGGCACCGCGACCTCACGACAGGAAAGGAAGTCGTGACGGCACACTGGCTCGCGGCCGAAGGGCCGGTGCGGGTCGGCCTCACGGCCGGCGCCAGCACGCCGAACAACAAGATCGGCGAGACCGTCGCGCGCGTGCTAGCGACTCGCGGCGTGGACTTGGCGTCGATCACGTGA
- the sthA gene encoding Si-specific NAD(P)(+) transhydrogenase, with protein sequence MSEHFDLCVIGSGPAGEKGAAQAAYFGKKVCLVERTPRPGGAAVNTGTIPSKTLRETALYFSGLRQRGMYGIEYRVKADLTIGDFMYRERAVVDSAWQHIEQNLARHGITRVQGRARFTDAGTLEVTRFKEAVRVVTADVFLVATGAQPQHPPEIPFDGRIVVDSDDVLSLMAIPRRLVVIGGGVIGCEYAGTFAALGARVTLVNAKERLLMQLDADLSDALRQEMTRRLGVQVMLDTGVSGVHVENDVATVSLSDGRTVDADCVLYCAGREGNVAGLGLEAAGVRTNPRGFVQVDAHFRTQNPRIFAAGDVIGFPALASTAMEQARVAMCHAFDLKYKTAVSNVLPYGVWSVPEVATVGLGEDDARGQGINVEIGKAWFRDNPRGQIIGDTEGFVKLVFRVSDQRIIGASVVGEGACELIHIPAAVIQLQGSIDYFIQCVFNYPTLSDAFKYAAYDGLQRLQKRVSAAMTARSHTPADAGPTLPAAPGTV encoded by the coding sequence ATGAGCGAGCACTTCGATCTCTGCGTGATCGGGAGCGGACCGGCCGGCGAGAAGGGCGCCGCCCAGGCCGCCTACTTCGGCAAGAAGGTCTGCCTCGTCGAGCGCACCCCGCGGCCCGGCGGGGCGGCGGTGAACACCGGCACCATCCCCTCCAAGACGCTCCGCGAGACCGCGCTCTACTTCAGCGGCCTCCGCCAGCGCGGCATGTACGGCATCGAGTACCGCGTGAAGGCCGACCTCACCATCGGCGACTTCATGTACCGTGAGCGTGCGGTCGTCGACTCGGCCTGGCAGCACATCGAGCAGAACCTGGCGCGGCACGGCATCACTCGCGTCCAAGGCCGGGCCCGGTTCACCGATGCGGGCACGCTCGAGGTCACGCGCTTCAAGGAGGCTGTGCGCGTCGTCACCGCGGATGTCTTCCTCGTCGCGACCGGCGCGCAGCCCCAGCATCCGCCCGAGATCCCCTTCGATGGCCGAATCGTCGTCGACAGCGATGATGTCCTCTCGCTCATGGCCATCCCCCGCCGCCTCGTCGTCATCGGCGGCGGCGTGATCGGATGCGAGTACGCCGGCACCTTCGCCGCCCTCGGCGCCCGCGTGACGCTCGTCAACGCGAAGGAACGCCTGCTGATGCAGCTCGACGCCGACCTCTCCGACGCACTCCGTCAGGAGATGACGCGTCGCCTCGGCGTCCAGGTCATGCTCGACACGGGGGTCAGCGGCGTCCACGTCGAGAACGACGTCGCCACCGTCTCCCTCTCCGACGGCCGCACCGTCGACGCCGACTGTGTCCTCTACTGTGCCGGCCGCGAAGGCAACGTCGCCGGGCTCGGTCTCGAGGCCGCTGGCGTCCGCACCAACCCACGTGGCTTCGTGCAGGTCGATGCGCACTTCCGGACGCAGAACCCGCGCATCTTCGCCGCCGGCGATGTCATCGGCTTCCCCGCGCTCGCGTCGACCGCCATGGAGCAGGCGCGCGTGGCGATGTGCCACGCCTTCGACCTCAAGTACAAGACCGCGGTCTCCAACGTCCTGCCCTACGGGGTCTGGAGCGTGCCCGAGGTCGCCACCGTCGGGCTCGGTGAGGACGATGCGCGAGGCCAGGGGATCAACGTCGAGATCGGGAAGGCCTGGTTCCGCGACAATCCCCGCGGGCAGATCATCGGGGACACGGAGGGCTTCGTGAAGCTCGTGTTCCGCGTCAGTGACCAGCGGATCATCGGGGCCAGCGTCGTCGGCGAGGGGGCCTGCGAGCTCATCCACATCCCCGCGGCGGTCATCCAGCTCCAGGGGTCAATCGACTACTTCATCCAGTGCGTCTTCAACTACCCGACGCTCTCGGATGCCTTCAAGTACGCCGCGTACGATGGGCTGCAGCGCCTGCAGAAGCGCGTGAGCGCGGCGATGACCGCGCGGAGCCACACCCCGGCGGACGCGGGGCCTACGCTGCCGGCGGCACCCGGAACGGTCTGA
- a CDS encoding acyl-CoA thioesterase → MSGDPLVTLNPPAFPFAVQERVRWSDCDPLGIIYYGTYVRFFESAEHEMFRQAGLPYEVMRVQKQVQLPRKAFAVEFHSPAEMDELLEIRVGVSRIGESSLTMRFEAYRARDLAHRASATLTVVCVDKATITKRPLPEFVKDALRPFRVPPAA, encoded by the coding sequence ATGTCAGGTGACCCACTCGTGACACTGAACCCGCCCGCTTTCCCCTTCGCCGTGCAGGAGCGCGTGCGCTGGAGCGACTGCGATCCCCTCGGCATCATCTACTATGGCACCTACGTGCGCTTCTTCGAGTCGGCGGAGCACGAGATGTTCCGGCAGGCGGGACTGCCGTACGAGGTCATGCGCGTGCAGAAGCAGGTCCAGCTACCGCGCAAGGCGTTCGCGGTGGAGTTCCACTCGCCAGCGGAGATGGACGAACTGCTCGAGATCCGCGTCGGGGTGTCGCGCATCGGGGAGTCATCGCTCACGATGCGCTTCGAGGCCTATCGCGCGCGCGACCTCGCGCATCGCGCGTCGGCGACGCTGACGGTGGTCTGCGTGGACAAGGCGACGATCACCAAGCGGCCGCTGCCGGAGTTCGTGAAGGACGCGCTCAGACCGTTCCGGGTGCCGCCGGCAGCGTAG
- a CDS encoding universal stress protein yields MLRTILVPLDGSALAERALPIACDIARRAGGAVQVVRAHVPIAVVGATAEGAIFSQDMLAADDALRQRAQKYADEVATKYAAEWGLRVTPVCEDGSPAGLITDIADRSDADLIVMTTHGAGGFTPDWLGSVADSVIRHSHRPVLALPENDARLGEPFTLRRILVTLDGSDRASAILPIARDLAIAFGAAVDLIRVVAPYVPGDVVATLAADRPDPFGIDAETVHAKKSLSDAGAELEKAGLKVTHTVRVDLSPTRCLLEHVKETTPDCLAIATQGRGVSRIFLGSVADKLIRSAGRPVLVLRPHKG; encoded by the coding sequence ATGCTGCGCACCATCCTCGTCCCGCTCGACGGATCGGCCCTCGCCGAACGCGCACTCCCGATCGCCTGCGACATCGCCCGCCGCGCCGGTGGCGCCGTGCAGGTCGTCCGCGCCCATGTGCCCATCGCCGTGGTCGGCGCGACGGCCGAGGGCGCGATCTTCTCGCAGGACATGCTCGCCGCCGACGATGCGTTGCGGCAGCGGGCGCAGAAGTATGCCGACGAGGTCGCGACGAAGTACGCCGCCGAGTGGGGGCTCCGCGTGACGCCCGTGTGCGAGGACGGCAGTCCGGCGGGGCTCATCACCGACATCGCCGATCGCTCCGATGCCGACCTGATCGTGATGACCACGCACGGGGCCGGCGGCTTCACGCCCGACTGGCTCGGCTCGGTCGCCGATTCGGTCATCCGGCACTCGCATCGGCCCGTGCTCGCGCTGCCCGAGAACGATGCACGCCTGGGCGAACCCTTCACGCTCCGCCGCATCCTCGTCACGCTCGACGGCAGCGACCGCGCCAGCGCGATACTTCCGATCGCCCGCGACCTCGCGATCGCCTTCGGCGCGGCCGTCGACCTCATCCGTGTCGTCGCCCCGTACGTTCCCGGCGATGTCGTCGCGACGCTGGCCGCCGACCGTCCGGACCCGTTCGGCATCGACGCCGAGACGGTGCACGCCAAGAAGTCGCTCAGCGACGCCGGGGCCGAACTCGAGAAGGCCGGCCTGAAGGTCACGCACACCGTGCGCGTCGACCTCTCGCCAACGCGCTGCCTGCTGGAGCACGTCAAGGAGACCACGCCGGATTGCCTCGCGATCGCCACCCAGGGACGCGGAGTGTCGCGGATCTTCCTCGGCTCGGTCGCCGACAAGCTCATCCGGTCGGCCGGTCGGCCGGTCCTCGTGTTGCGGCCGCACAAGGGCTAG
- the yjjX gene encoding inosine/xanthosine triphosphatase: protein MHTTLLSVAVGSANPVKLAAARAVLAWAAPGAIVESVTVPSGVPDQPFGDEETITGARNRARAAREALDADLGLGLEGGVVDSPEGMRSCAWCVVVHRDGREGIGGSLAMPLPDAVARMIRGGAELGHAMDALVAEVGTKHGKGAVGILTAGRIDRQGAYEVLVTYALAPFVTPELYAR, encoded by the coding sequence ATGCATACGACCCTCCTCTCCGTCGCCGTCGGCTCCGCCAATCCCGTCAAGCTCGCCGCCGCGCGCGCGGTGCTCGCCTGGGCGGCGCCGGGTGCGATCGTCGAATCGGTCACCGTGCCGAGCGGCGTCCCCGACCAGCCCTTTGGCGACGAGGAGACGATCACCGGCGCGCGCAACCGGGCACGCGCGGCGCGCGAAGCGCTCGATGCCGACCTCGGACTGGGGCTCGAGGGTGGCGTGGTCGATTCCCCCGAGGGGATGCGCTCGTGCGCCTGGTGCGTGGTGGTGCATCGTGACGGGCGCGAGGGCATCGGTGGATCGCTGGCGATGCCACTCCCCGACGCCGTCGCACGGATGATCCGCGGCGGTGCCGAACTCGGTCACGCGATGGACGCGCTGGTCGCCGAGGTCGGGACGAAGCACGGCAAGGGGGCGGTGGGGATCCTCACCGCGGGCCGCATCGACCGGCAGGGCGCCTACGAGGTGCTCGTCACCTATGCGCTCGCACCGTTCGTCACGCCGGAGCTCTACGCGCGCTGA
- a CDS encoding CGNR zinc finger domain-containing protein, with protein sequence MASRPPSSPGTEFVFVGDRLWIDFVNTDDARLGVRTDTIASFERFVDWLEAARVLDAERGETLRRRAAQQPSGAAAALVEARRVRAALRSLAERGRTDQGERAREVVLAEINRVLGRSVGTRRVEALPDGGYARSFVPVGDLFGGLVIPVIESAVDSLVRGELLRVHKCADRRCPRHFVDLTKSRTRKWCDMRTCGNRAKAQRWRRRA encoded by the coding sequence ATGGCCTCGCGCCCTCCCTCCTCGCCGGGCACCGAGTTCGTCTTCGTCGGCGACCGGCTCTGGATCGACTTCGTCAACACCGACGACGCTCGGCTCGGCGTCCGCACCGACACCATCGCGAGCTTCGAGCGCTTCGTCGACTGGCTCGAGGCGGCGCGTGTCCTCGACGCCGAACGGGGCGAAACCCTCCGGCGCCGGGCCGCGCAGCAGCCGTCCGGTGCCGCCGCCGCCCTCGTCGAGGCACGGCGCGTGCGCGCCGCGCTCCGCTCGCTCGCCGAGCGCGGACGCACCGACCAGGGCGAGCGTGCCCGCGAGGTCGTCCTCGCCGAGATCAATCGCGTGCTCGGCCGTTCCGTGGGCACGCGCCGCGTGGAGGCCCTCCCCGACGGCGGCTACGCGCGCAGCTTCGTCCCGGTGGGCGACCTCTTCGGCGGTCTGGTGATCCCCGTGATCGAATCGGCGGTCGACTCACTCGTCCGCGGCGAACTGCTCCGCGTGCACAAGTGCGCCGACCGCCGCTGTCCCCGCCATTTCGTCGATCTCACGAAGTCCCGCACCCGCAAGTGGTGCGACATGCGCACCTGCGGCAATCGCGCTAAGGCGCAGCGCTGGCGGCGACGGGCTTGA
- a CDS encoding sigma-70 family RNA polymerase sigma factor, protein MATMAASVGLIGAGERERADRRARFDEEAVRHLDALYSFALKLTRARDDAEDLVSDTMLRAFQRWEQYNLGTNIRAWLFTILYHAFVSRKRRIDAREVQPLEDEEGREIFEAVGETDPEGKYYDSFLDEEIVTAILALPDEYRDAVVMSDLHGLKYAEIATALGVPEGTIKSRLFRGRRLLQAQLRDYAETMGYIKPVAASAAP, encoded by the coding sequence ATGGCCACGATGGCAGCCAGTGTCGGACTGATCGGAGCAGGCGAGCGCGAGCGCGCCGACCGACGGGCCCGTTTCGACGAGGAGGCGGTGCGCCACCTCGACGCGCTCTACTCCTTCGCGCTCAAGCTCACCCGCGCGCGCGACGACGCCGAGGACCTCGTCTCGGATACGATGCTCCGCGCCTTCCAGCGATGGGAGCAGTACAACCTCGGCACGAACATCCGCGCCTGGCTCTTCACGATCCTCTACCACGCCTTCGTGAGCCGCAAGCGGCGCATCGACGCGCGCGAGGTGCAGCCGCTCGAGGACGAGGAGGGGCGCGAGATCTTCGAGGCGGTCGGCGAGACCGATCCCGAAGGGAAGTACTACGACTCGTTCCTCGATGAGGAGATCGTCACGGCGATCCTCGCGCTGCCGGACGAGTATCGCGACGCGGTCGTGATGAGCGACCTGCACGGGCTCAAGTACGCCGAGATCGCGACGGCGCTCGGTGTCCCGGAGGGGACGATCAAGTCGCGGCTCTTCCGCGGGCGACGGCTGCTGCAGGCGCAGCTGCGCGACTACGCGGAGACGATGGGCTACATCAAGCCCGTCGCCGCCAGCGCTGCGCCTTAG
- a CDS encoding TetR/AcrR family transcriptional regulator has translation MNTRRIQILDAAADLIGEKGFVQTSVDDVIERAGLSGKSHFYHYFKSKEELGHEVLARQFDVLGERGLAILREPTLDPIERLHVFIDSVVAIQAERGMKGGSPFGALATEMAEKDEGFRIRIARVFRNWTSEIASLLTQAQDRLEEDADPTRLSRFIVATLEGATTMARMKRDVSVMHGVATDLKRFVAGHVRRPVAY, from the coding sequence GTGAATACTCGACGCATCCAGATCCTCGACGCCGCCGCCGATCTCATCGGCGAGAAGGGCTTCGTCCAGACCTCCGTGGACGACGTCATCGAGCGGGCCGGCTTGAGTGGCAAGAGCCACTTCTACCACTACTTCAAGTCGAAGGAAGAGCTCGGGCACGAGGTGCTCGCGCGCCAGTTCGACGTGCTCGGCGAGCGCGGGCTCGCCATCCTGCGCGAGCCGACGTTGGATCCGATCGAGCGACTGCACGTCTTCATCGACTCGGTCGTCGCGATCCAGGCGGAGCGCGGGATGAAGGGCGGCTCGCCGTTCGGCGCGCTGGCGACGGAGATGGCGGAGAAGGACGAGGGGTTCCGCATCCGCATCGCGCGCGTCTTCCGCAACTGGACGAGCGAGATCGCGTCGCTGCTCACGCAGGCGCAGGATCGCCTCGAGGAGGATGCCGATCCCACGCGGCTGTCGCGGTTCATCGTCGCGACCCTCGAAGGCGCGACGACGATGGCCCGCATGAAGCGCGACGTGAGCGTGATGCACGGCGTCGCCACCGACCTCAAGCGCTTCGTGGCGGGGCATGTGCGTCGCCCCGTCGCCTACTGA